In the Desulfobulbaceae bacterium genome, one interval contains:
- a CDS encoding WYL domain-containing protein, with protein MGDQLFLERFVWFDNEIRKQHYPNASNLAEQFEITIKTGQRCIEYFRDRLLVPLEYDFFKKGYRYTDPSFQLPVTRISEEELLALLISQKLITEASAGSLGDELGRVSKRLGSLLAANLPGRAHPEDAFSFRWKNINPTDPRIFKVVTSALLQGRLLTFNYHSPSAVHDVVRTVEPHHMVNYMGNWHLIAFCHLRVEWRDFLLGRMTNCAMENREFTIREREEWQPFLQNTFGIYQNRSSFDVVLRFTPERSRWVKEEVWHERQIEEVQADGSLIRTIPVSHEVEIMMEVLKHGSQVEVLKPQWLRDKVIEEMRAAVTNYLYADSARGGMMPAQVDQH; from the coding sequence ATGGGCGATCAACTTTTTCTTGAGCGATTTGTCTGGTTCGACAATGAGATCCGTAAACAGCATTATCCAAACGCATCTAATCTGGCGGAGCAATTCGAGATCACGATTAAAACCGGGCAGCGGTGTATTGAGTACTTCCGTGATCGACTCCTTGTTCCCCTGGAATATGATTTTTTCAAAAAAGGGTATCGTTACACTGATCCTTCTTTTCAACTGCCAGTAACGCGTATTTCTGAAGAAGAACTTCTTGCCCTTCTTATCTCGCAAAAACTCATTACCGAAGCATCCGCCGGTTCACTTGGCGATGAGTTGGGGCGAGTATCCAAGCGACTTGGCTCATTGCTGGCCGCTAATCTTCCAGGACGAGCGCATCCTGAAGATGCCTTTTCGTTCAGGTGGAAGAATATCAATCCCACTGACCCTCGCATTTTTAAGGTTGTTACTTCAGCCCTGTTACAGGGACGGTTGCTTACTTTCAACTATCATTCGCCATCCGCAGTTCATGATGTGGTGCGCACTGTAGAGCCACATCATATGGTCAACTACATGGGCAATTGGCATTTGATCGCATTTTGTCATCTCCGCGTTGAGTGGCGTGATTTTTTACTCGGTCGCATGACCAACTGCGCAATGGAGAATCGTGAGTTTACAATTCGAGAGAGGGAAGAGTGGCAACCGTTCCTGCAAAATACCTTTGGTATTTATCAGAACCGATCGAGTTTCGATGTAGTATTGCGGTTTACGCCGGAACGTTCACGGTGGGTCAAGGAAGAGGTGTGGCATGAACGCCAGATCGAAGAGGTCCAGGCAGACGGTTCACTTATTCGCACCATCCCTGTCTCTCACGAGGTTGAAATAATGATGGAGGTGTTAAAGCATGGATCACAGGTGGAGGTACTGAAACCACAATGGCTGAGAGATAAGGTGATTGAAGAGATGAGAGCTGCTGTGACAAATTATCTCTACGCGGATAGCGCGAGGGGGGGGATGATGCCTGCTCAAGTTGATCAGCATTAA